From one Solanum stenotomum isolate F172 chromosome 12, ASM1918654v1, whole genome shotgun sequence genomic stretch:
- the LOC125848108 gene encoding transcription factor GTE12, which yields MVNAQSPKVNSSLHLLELPTMNIGDSIVTKKLKIKISSKGMRTEPRGSSEMSIKVKLPMPPDSKKREPPLVIDNGREKRRKMDRSVKQQCVNILKVLMVHPSGWPFLLPVDPIQYNIPDYFTIIRKPMDLGTVKAKLDGNLYFDVDEFAADVRLTFANAMKYNPPNNDFHLMAKRLDNIFNQRWKSLEGKWKAESKKISQDCVSSGKENHSKNTRETFFKKSAPCANGLNKRPMPLEEKQKLKKELVDLLRGNVIKNMQNALQKFGLMGLKEEMVNLDLEKYDDDTLLELKRVVRAYSNLTTEKAEPASVKQSGGCLSSMEPVPKDSSTSSICSVKTKRQANIVACHLQGVDTHALPRNFPTKRKLDQDHSGVAKRDREVTNSLASVPCRTDLNSHGGQGSLHEENPCSSPGRSTCASAVPYGEGWDPLMNIDLSPTKALRAAMLKSRFADTIIKAKQKSLPVDCDKADLHRMQLERAQLEKQQLEEKARIEAELKAAEVASRRKAEADLKLQRERQREAARIALQKVCAYC from the exons ATGGTTAATGCTCAATCTCCAAAGGTGAACAGTTCTCTTCATCTCCTGGAGTTGCCCACCATGAATATTGGTGATAGTATAGTGACGAAGAagctgaaaataaaaatttcttccAAGGGGATGCGAACTGAACCTAGGGGAAGCTCTGAGATGAGTATAAAGGTGAAACTACCTATGCCGCCCGACTCTAAGAAACGTGAACCTCCGTTGGTGATCGACAATGGAAGAGAGAAAAGGCGGAAAATGGATCGGAGTGTAAAGCAGCAATGCGTTAACATTCTGAAAGTCCTGATGGTTCATCCTAGTGGGTGGCCCTTCCTTCTACCAGTGGATCCAATCCAATATAACATTCCTGACTACTTCACTATAATTAGAAAACCAATGGATTTGGGAACAGTCAAAGCTAAATTGGATGGCAATCTGTACTTCGATGTTGATGAATTTGCTGCTGATGTGAGGTTGACGTTTGCAAATGCTATGAAGTATAATCCTCCTAATAATGATTTTCAcctcatggctaagaggttagacaatatttttaatcagaGATGGAAGTCGTTGGAAGGTAAGTGGAAAGCTGAGAGCAAAAAAATCAGTCAGGATTGTGTTTCAAGTGGTAAAGAAAATCACTCTAAGAATACAAGGGAGACTTTCTTTAAGAAATCTGCACCATGTGCTAATGGTCTGAACAAGAGGCCAATGCCTTTGGAGGAGAAGCAAAAGCTGAAGAAAGAACTTGTTGATTTACTTAGGGGAAATGTTATTAAGAACATGCAGAATGCTCTCCAAAAGTTTGGGTTGATGGGTCTTAAAGAAGAGATGGTTAACCTGGACCTGGAAAAGTATGATGATGACACACTATTGGAGTTAAAGAGGGTGGTTAGAGCGTATTCCAATTTAACTACAGAAAAG GCAGAGCCCGCTAGCGTGAAACAAAGTGGTGGGTGTCTGTCATCCATGGAGCCGGTCCCTAAAG ATAGTAGCACAAGTTCTATTTGCTCTGTCAAAACAAAGCGACAAGCAAACATTGTTGCTTGCCACCTTCAAGGTGTTGATACCCATGCTCTTCCTAGGA ATTTTCCAACAAAAAGAAAGCTAGATCAAGATCATTCGGGTGTTGCTAAAAGG GATAGAGAAGTGACAAACTCCTTGGCATCAGTTCCATGTCGAACTGATTTGAACTCTCATG GTGGTCAAGGTAGCCTTCATGAAGAAAATCCATGTTCTAGTCCAGGTAGATCTACATGTGCTTCCGCTGTTCCATATGGTGAAG GTTGGGATCCTCTTATGAACATTGATCTTTCCCCGACCAAAGCGCTACGTGCTGCAATGCTAAAGAGTCGATTTGCTGACACCATCATCAAAGCGAAACAGAAATCTCTTCCAGTTGAT TGTGATAAGGCTGATTTGCATAGAATGCAACTGGAAAGAGCACAACTGGAAAAGCAGCAGCTCGAAG